From the genome of Cydia strobilella chromosome 21, ilCydStro3.1, whole genome shotgun sequence, one region includes:
- the LOC134750879 gene encoding RNA-binding protein pno1 yields the protein METENISVDVFLPAKNPIKLKNVKRRAVSESGDVMEVEEHNGIQGKAKHTRPKAKRSKKSQEPNETKVNMRKIPVPAHRYTPLKEAWLKIFTPIVEHLFLQVRFNTKTRNVEIKVGPETKDVANLQKAADFVKAFIYGFEVEDALALLRLDDLFVESFEIKDVKTLQGDHLGRAIGRLAGKAGRTKFTIENVTKTRIVLADSKIHILGSYQNIALARRAICNLIMGSPPSKVYGNLRNVANRVAQRM from the exons atggaAACCGAGAATATAAGTGTCGACGTGTTTCTGCCGGCAAAGAATCCAATCAAGCTCAAAAATGTGAAGCGAAGAGCCGTGTCAGAATCAGGAGATGTTATGGAGGTTGAAGAGCACAATGGTATCCAAGGGAAAGCTAAACACACACGGCCTAAAGCAAAGAGGTCGAAGAAAAGCCAGGAACCTAACGAGACCAAAGTAAACATGAGAAAAATCCCAGTCCCCGCTCACAG ATACACCCCACTCAAAGAGGCCTGGCTGAAGATCTTCACACCAATCGTGGAGCACCTGTTCCTGCAAGTGAGGTTCAATACCAAGACCAGGAATGTGGAGATTAAAGTTGGGCCGGAGACTAAAGATGTTGCCAACCTGCAGAAGGCTGCTGACTTTGTTAAg GCTTTCATCTATGGCTTCGAAGTAGAAGACGCGCTCGCGCTCCTCCGACTAGACGACTTATTCGTTGAATCATTTGAAATCAAAGACGTCAAGACTCTCCAAGGCGATCACTTGGGACGCGCCATCGGCCGACTCGCCGGCAAAGCCGGACGGACCAAATTCACCATCGAAAATGTCACTAAAACCAGAATAGTACTTGCAGACTCTAAGATACATATTCTAGGTAGCTATCAGAATATTGCGCTGGCTAGGAGAGCTATATGCAACCTGATTATGGGATCTCCTCCCTCAAAGGTGTATGGAAATTTGAGAAATGTCGCCAACAGGGTAGCGCAGAGGATgtag